In Cicer arietinum cultivar CDC Frontier isolate Library 1 chromosome 7, Cicar.CDCFrontier_v2.0, whole genome shotgun sequence, a single window of DNA contains:
- the LOC101509789 gene encoding uncharacterized protein codes for MDNYSSPGGTWTMIPTPNSQIQSQSNQDPNLYLQQQQQQQQQFLLHHQQQQQQQQPFQQPQTTQSQFQQQQLYHQQRLLQQQQQQQQQQQQQQQQPQQQQNLHQSLASHFHLLHLLENLAEVVEHGNPDQQSDALITELSNHFDKCQQLLNSISASIPTKAMTVEGQKKKLEESEQLLNQRRDLIANNYKKSVEELVRSEP; via the exons ATGGATAATTACTCTTCTCCTGGAGGGACTTGGACTATGATCCCAACCCCCAATTCCCAAATCCAATCTCAATCGAATCAGGATCCAAATCTTTATCTtcaacaacagcaacaacaacagcaacaaTTTCTTCtccatcatcaacaacaacaacaacaacaacaacctttTCAGCAACCACAAACAACCCAATctcaatttcaacaacaacagcTTTATCATCAACAACGTCTTCTACAACAAcaacagcagcagcagcagcagcagcaacaacaacaacaacaacctcaGCAGCAGCAGAATCTTCACCAATCACTCGCTTCTCACTTCCATCTCTTACAT TTGTTGGAGAATTTGGCTGAAGTTGTCGAACATGGAAACCCGGATCAGCAATCAGATGCATTG ATCACTGAATTGAGCAACCATTTTGACAAGTGCCAGCAACTGTTAAACTCAATCTCAGCTTCTATTCCCACCAAGGCCATG ACCGTTGAGGGACAAAAGAAGAAGCTAGAGGAAAGCGAGCAATTGCTAAATCAGCGGAG AGATTTGATTGccaataattacaaaaaatctGTAGAGGAGCTTGTTAGGTCTGAGCCATAG